The following coding sequences lie in one Cannabis sativa cultivar Pink pepper isolate KNU-18-1 chromosome 5, ASM2916894v1, whole genome shotgun sequence genomic window:
- the LOC133038409 gene encoding protein FAR-RED IMPAIRED RESPONSE 1-like, with amino-acid sequence MIMAYSYFSDVVSFDTTCKKNKEGRPFSMFLEVNHHKRTTIFGAALLYDETAESFMWLFDTFANTMSGKKLKTILTDQDAATAKALAVKWPETHHRLYEEAFLQAWNEMLQKYNLEDNDWLRRMFAVKEKWALVYSKETFCAEMTTTQRLINDCRYEEPQDDFRTSQSNLSLSFLAEILKHATKIYIPTIFKLFQVELCNAYDCALHICDEKTISTKYKVTPHGKSIDYTVEYFFVDCTLVCTCKKFEFAGILCAHALKALSTKNISKIPDRYVLQRWTKHAKVGIKVNTLKSINSEDPKARLGLRYKDLCRRQTQVSTKAAEYEETYIIALNSFNKIMEDVDAFLRQKETNKIPSSSNSNVKILAYDGLTINRDEKNIKGVKFKEKVCGKSTRPKSALEKARKNKKIIQENTSPEKVPSNNTNAQSGDNISFREQNLSSSLFYMPQISSNASQIQSKSGDQNNQTSMIELMQQVHSLPTNHHVLFGDFKK; translated from the exons ATGATTATGGCATATTCTTATTTCAGCGATGTTGTTTCATTTGATACTACCtgtaagaaaaataaagaaggtCGACCTTTTTCTATGTTTCTTGAGGTGAATCATCATAAGCGAACTACTATTTTTGGAGCTGCACTACTTTATGATGAAACTGCTGAATCATTCATGTGGTTATTTGATACATTTGCTAATACAATGTCtggaaaaaaactaaaaactatcCTTACGGATCAAGATGCGGCAACGGCAAAAGCACTAGCTGTTAAATGGCCAGAAACACATCATCGTCTAT ATGAAGAAGCATTTTTACAAGCTTGGAATGAGATGCTCCAGAAGTATAATCTTGAAGATAATGATTGGTTGAGGCGTATGTTTGCTGTGAAAGAAAAATGGGCTTTGGTATACAGTAAAGAGACTTTTTGTGCAGAGATGACAACTACTCAAAG GCTTATAAATGATTGTCGTTATGAAGAGCCACAAGATGATTTCAGAACATCTCAGAGTAACTTGTCATTGTCATTTCTTGCTGAAATACTGAAACATGCAACAAAGATATACATACCAACGATATTCAAATTGTTTCAAGTTGAGCTATGCAATGCTTATGATTGTGCTTTGCATATTTGTGATGAAAAGACAATATCGACAAAATACAAAGTTACTCCTCATGGAAAGTCAATTGATTATAcggttgaatatttttttgttgattgCACACTTGTGTGCACTTGTAAGAAGTTTGAGTTTGCAGGAATTTTATGCGCACATGCTTTGAAAGCTCTTTCTACAaagaatatttcaaaaatacctGATAGATATGTATTACAAAGGTGGACAAAACATGCAAAGGTTGGAATCAAAGTAAACACATTGAAGTCTATCAATTCTGAGGACCCTAAGGCTAGATTGGGATTGCGCTACAAAGACTTGTGTAGAAGGCAAACACAAGTATCGACAAAGGCAGCAGAATATGAAGAAACATATATAATTGCTTTAAATAGTTTCAATAAAATTATGGAGGATGTAGATGCATTCTTAAGACAAaaagaaactaataaaattCCTAGCTCCAGCAACTCAAATGTTAAAATATTGGCTTATGATGGGCTTACTATCAATAGAGATGAAAAGAACATTAAGGGTGTCAAATTTAAGGAAAAAGTTTGTGGCAAATCTACTAGGCCTAAAAGTGCTCTGGAGAAagctagaaaaaataaaaaaataattcaagagAATACATCCCCTGAAAAG GTTCCTTCCAATAATACAAATGCTCAATCTGGTGATAATATTTCTTTTCGCGAACAAAATTTGTCAAGCTCATTGTTCTATATGCCACAAATATCATCAAACGCTAGTcag ATTCAAAGTAAATCTggagatcaaaataatcaaacaaGCATGATTGAACTTATGCAAcag GTTCACTCGTTACCAACAAATCATCATGTTCTGTTTggagattttaaaaaataa